One segment of Saprospiraceae bacterium DNA contains the following:
- a CDS encoding peptidoglycan DD-metalloendopeptidase family protein, protein MKSDSNWLQRQLWRVKRLRLKKGPIFVVLAAISAVVLAATLQLSSTRQAAALVYSEPALDALPVVPENIRWGFAIDKFHLSDVELKSGDVLGEILLKQGLTYPQVHQIVQNCKGTFNINSMRKGRKLHFIASQEGESPSHLIYEPSPYEYVIFNLREPFEVQLVKRAVKIDTVAASGVLETSFWQALMDNGLNDALADGMIDVLSSSVDFYRQKKGDRFKVVYEQHIVEGEPVGTGKIIAAMYEREDKQFYAFRFEKEGEKANYFDFEGRPARKAFLKSPLKYSRITSRYNLRRLHPILGYHKAHLGTDYAAPHGTPIMAVADGTVLEATRRGGNGLFVKIRHDGIYQTQYLHMSGFAKGIRPGARVVQGQTIGYVGSTGLATGPHVCFRFWKNGREVDHLRLNLPQPEPIKGAALEAFNIVRDELLQLLEKVEYRTFHEQAVRDGETEEEMMKTEP, encoded by the coding sequence GTGAAATCAGACAGCAATTGGCTACAGCGTCAGCTGTGGCGTGTGAAAAGGCTTCGCCTGAAAAAAGGCCCTATTTTCGTCGTTTTGGCCGCTATTTCGGCAGTTGTTTTGGCCGCGACTCTCCAACTTTCCTCTACTCGTCAGGCAGCGGCCCTCGTTTATTCCGAACCTGCGCTCGATGCGCTTCCCGTAGTGCCGGAAAATATTCGATGGGGATTTGCCATTGACAAGTTTCATCTTTCGGATGTCGAGCTCAAATCGGGCGACGTGCTCGGAGAAATCCTGCTGAAACAAGGCTTGACCTACCCGCAGGTGCATCAAATCGTGCAAAACTGCAAGGGGACATTCAACATCAACTCCATGCGCAAAGGGCGCAAACTGCACTTCATCGCGTCCCAAGAAGGCGAATCGCCCAGCCACCTGATTTATGAGCCATCCCCTTACGAGTACGTCATCTTCAACCTACGCGAGCCATTCGAGGTGCAATTGGTCAAGCGTGCCGTCAAGATTGACACGGTGGCAGCATCAGGCGTGTTGGAAACGAGTTTTTGGCAAGCCCTCATGGACAACGGTCTCAACGACGCATTGGCCGATGGCATGATTGACGTGCTGTCCTCCTCCGTGGATTTTTACCGCCAGAAAAAAGGCGACCGCTTCAAGGTAGTGTATGAACAACACATCGTGGAAGGCGAGCCAGTCGGCACGGGCAAAATCATAGCCGCCATGTATGAGCGTGAAGACAAGCAATTCTATGCCTTCCGCTTTGAGAAAGAGGGAGAGAAAGCCAATTACTTCGATTTTGAAGGACGGCCTGCCCGCAAAGCATTTCTCAAATCACCCCTGAAATACTCCCGCATCACCAGCCGCTACAATTTGCGTCGGCTGCACCCCATACTCGGATACCACAAAGCACACCTCGGCACCGACTATGCCGCGCCACACGGCACCCCCATCATGGCAGTGGCCGACGGCACGGTGTTGGAGGCCACACGTCGGGGAGGCAACGGGCTGTTCGTCAAAATCCGTCACGACGGCATTTATCAGACCCAATACCTGCACATGAGCGGTTTTGCCAAAGGCATTCGCCCGGGCGCACGAGTGGTGCAAGGCCAAACCATCGGCTATGTAGGCTCCACCGGGCTGGCCACAGGCCCCCACGTTTGTTTCCGTTTTTGGAAAAATGGCCGCGAAGTGGACCATTTGCGCCTCAACCTGCCTCAACCCGAACCTATCAAAGGCGCTGCGTTGGAAGCATTCAACATCGTGCGCGATGAACTGCTGCAACTGCTGGAAAAGGTCGAGTACCGCACGTTCCATGAACAGGCCGTGCGCGACGGGGAAACAGAGGAAGAAATGATGAAAACGGAACCGTGA
- a CDS encoding peptidoglycan-binding protein: MQEKSATAASRTHNIASASDTKNPDSSRIRINYEGLRTFNRYVFVGGSILLVAAVVQAMLFNRLLDRVDSKLSQHTLLMQETSQNLLQGLKPMNTTLGDDFSKRTSREGQAALISPKEIRTVQEVLKQKGFYPGDTNGQYDKKTKSALKKFQVANNLPSEGATLDLLLNLNAEHIRQQMQ, from the coding sequence ATGCAGGAAAAATCCGCCACCGCCGCATCGCGCACACACAATATCGCCTCTGCCAGCGACACGAAAAACCCCGACAGTTCGAGGATAAGAATCAACTACGAAGGATTGCGCACCTTCAATCGTTATGTATTCGTGGGAGGCAGCATCTTGCTGGTTGCAGCCGTTGTTCAGGCGATGTTGTTCAATAGACTGTTGGATAGAGTGGATTCAAAGCTCTCGCAACACACCTTGCTCATGCAAGAGACCAGCCAAAACCTGTTGCAGGGACTCAAGCCCATGAATACCACATTGGGCGACGATTTCTCGAAAAGGACATCCCGCGAAGGACAAGCCGCTTTGATTTCTCCCAAAGAAATTCGTACCGTGCAAGAAGTGCTCAAGCAAAAAGGCTTCTATCCCGGCGACACCAACGGTCAATACGACAAAAAGACAAAATCCGCATTGAAAAAATTTCAGGTAGCCAACAATCTGCCCTCCGAAGGCGCCACCTTGGACTTGCTCCTCAACCTCAACGCAGAACATATCAGACAACAGATGCAATAG